AGGCCGTCCGATGGGAGCGCAGACGGGCGCCTCTTCACGGAAGCGCTGCCTGCGGATCGCCGATCGGGACCTACGCAAAGATCGATCCCAGCTCCAGCACAAAGCCCGGAAGCTCCGGGTCCAGGGACACCACCTCCACCCCCTCATACCGCTCCACCCGTCCCCCCGGCCGATACACCTCCACCACCCGCCCATAAGGATCAATCAGCACCCCCAGCCGCGCCCCGTTCGCCACATACACCCCCATCTTCTCCCGCAACTCCCCCACCCCCTGCGACGCCGACCGCACCTCAAACACCACATCCGGACAGAAAGGAACAAACCCCTCCCGCTCCTCCGGGCTCAACCTCTCCCACCGCTCCCGCGATACCCACGAAGCATCCGGGGAAAACAGCGAGCCGTCCGGAAGCCGAAAACCCGTCGAGGAATCAAACACCACCCCCAGTCGGGTGCGGCGATTCCATTCCCGAAGCTGCCCGAAAACCTCCCCGCTGCGCCGTCCGCTCTCCAGGCCTGTGGGGGTCACGATCAGCCTCCCGTCCGCGGTGCGCTCGAATTGATACCCCGGGTTCCGCT
This DNA window, taken from Thermoflexus sp., encodes the following:
- a CDS encoding Uma2 family endonuclease; the encoded protein is MGIRLDLLHRVTDEELRELSERNPGYQFERTADGRLIVTPTGLESGRRSGEVFGQLREWNRRTRLGVVFDSSTGFRLPDGSLFSPDASWVSRERWERLSPEEREGFVPFCPDVVFEVRSASQGVGELREKMGVYVANGARLGVLIDPYGRVVEVYRPGGRVERYEGVEVVSLDPELPGFVLELGSIFA